The sequence taAGATTATTACTTCATGTCTTCCTATTGATCCACGGCAGAAATCTTTCTGTTACTTTTAAGTATGTATTTGGACATTCTCTAcaaatttatatctatatctatgtatacatatatatgtatacacatatatatatacttaagcacacatatacacacatatataaagttTAAGGATATAatgacaaaattatttaaaactaatACTTCCTTGCATTAATAGTTTTACTTGGCTTTTATTTCcctcaaatataaaatttcaatgaatatatatatatacacatatatatatgtatatgattgtATGTGTCTATGTATTGTTCCTCAGGCCAACCTCACATACAGGGCTATAGGCAAAGTGGTTCTATGTATTATAATTTCATGGGCATTGGAACACTATCCTTAGACTATAAAAATACCACCTGTATGTACTCTTTGATACCTGAAGTCCTTTATCAGAGCAATATTCTTACTTTCCATACTGATGAAAAATACTAATAGCTCTAACTGCAGAAACAGTTAACTTAAATTCTCCCTAAATGGTAAATAGTATGAAATAAGATtaagtggggctgggggcagtgagGTTTGGATACAAATCTGGTGAAAGAGAAGGAAGCAAATCAAGAACTagcaaaaaatagaatagaaaagagaCTGAGATGTAAAAGGTCAACTTCATCATCTATCCAGTTATAACCCAAGTCAGCCTTGATTTAGTTATTAATCaaaactttgatttaaaaaaatctgattgcTTAGGAGACATGGTTTCTCTCTCCAGCCAGGTTAGTTATTGCAGTATGTGGGAATATGTGTTGAAATTATACTTGGATGCcatttaaataagtttttaataaatttactatCAAATAGTTTAAACTGTGAGCAAAGTAAGAGTATGCCTTGATTCTCAGCATCAAAGTGTTTCATATTATAAATTTGAAGTCATCTTCATCAGTACTGTGTAAAGATGGAATATCTCTGGTAAGAAATACATCGTAAATTAGGTTTCCACCATCACTGTTAAGAATTTGAGAAGTGTAGATATGCCTAAACATATTTTGCAATTCTGGAAAGTAaagactctttttttaaacatgtagGTACTACAGTGGGAGTGATTTGTGCCACAGACAAAGATGAACCAGACACGATGCATACGCGCCTGATGTATAGCATTTTGGAGCAGACGCCAGGAAAACCTGGGATCTTTTCTGTGCATCCCAGCACAGGTGTAATCACAGTCTCTCATTATTTGGACAGAGAGGTAGCTTTCACAATCCGTAGATTATCATTTTACTTGGGGTTGAACCCACCACCCCCAATTTACTATAATTTGCTATCCTGTGGATTAGgagtttctcattttattttatttaggcaTAAGACAATAAGAATTCCTGGCTATGTTAcctgtttttatattatttctatttccttatgtAAGAGAAACCATGAGGAATAGAAATAAAGATCAACTGGTGTTCAGAAGGggtgagaaaaaaagatattgctatgaATGTTGATATTATTGAATAATACTTTATTTCTCGTGTATGGCTAGTTGGTTCCAGCTCAGTGTTCCAGCTCAATTCTCATGTAGGACAATTAGTGTTGCTTGTTCCATGGGTATAGATTATACCCTGATCCCTATCCAGTTATTATAGATATGTACTTTTAATCAGGAAAGGATTAGTTGAGATAAAGTTGATTATTAAAAATCTGTAACACTATTTGGATGATAGTAATAGCATATTTTTACGTGTATAGCACTTGATGTTCAAATTCTTTATGCATAATTTGATCTCATCTTTATAATTTCCTTGTTTGATTAGATAGAGGTTATATCCAATCGATAGGGGAGAAAAGTGACAGAAGGATTGATTGACTTGCCCAGGTCAGATTACTGCACTGAATCTTCTGATCTTGCTCTTGTCCATTTCATCAGCCCATATTTAACTCAGAGTCTTGCATTATTGACTGAGGCAGATCAATCAATTTCATATGTACAAAGTAGCTTTATTAGAACACTTCAGTGGTTCCCACTAAAACTAGAGTAACATAAATGGAAGGATCGATACGACTGGGAGACAtattataaagaagaaatcagCAGGATTTGATGTCAGAGCAAAAGGGAGAGGTGGTGAGAacctataaaaaagaataaaaaagagtacaaaggttttatttattattatttttatttttgtggggtCAGGACATGCTATGTGATAAAATACATAATGGCCATAATAAATGGGAAAGTTTGAAGGGAACAATATGAATGTGTTTTGAATCTGTGGAATATTTAGAGATGATACGGTAATCAAGTGAAAACAAggatttttcctaatttttcaatattgacaaatgaggcttagagaaattaaataagttaaGGTTACACAGCTTGTAAGATACAGATTTGGGGTCAAATCCAGATATGCTTGCTTGATCAAAAAAAATATAATGGGATTTTGTGGGGAACAACCATGAGGTGTGTTGTAGGGGACAATACAGGAAGTAAAGAAATGAACAAGGGAGCTAGAGAAACTGCAtttagaggaagaaaaagcagGGTCTCAGAGAGTGCTGGAGCCTGTGGAAGGAGCGTTTCGGGGTGGAAATGTTGGTTTCCGCCGTGAAAGAAGGATGAGTAAAATAAAGaccaaggaagggagagagggaaatagaaaatgaagaagaacaaAAGGAGTAGAGTGGCTAAAGAAGAGTAAAATAGAAGGAAAGGCAACAGAGGTGATTGTGTCACAGACCAGGGACTCCATTTCATCATCAACACACCATTTGCAAACTCCATTCACAGAAGTCAACAGTGACCACCTAACTGCCTAATCCAAAGGTTAATCATTAAAACTCTCTCTAGTGCTGGCAATTATTAAAACTCTCTCTTCTCTTGGATTTCTGGttctcctcctgcttctctgATCTTTTGTTTTGAGTGTCTGTCCTTTGCTTCGTCTTCTTACTTCCCTCCTGCTTGAAATGCTGTTGTTCCTTATATCCTCAGCTCTTCTCATCCTTTAACCTCTCCCAGGAAATCAGATTCTTGCCATAATCTCAACCACTATCTACATACTGCTGACTCCCAGATTGGTGTTTCTGGCCTTGAACTCCCCTGAATTATAGGGCCATCTATCCAGCCGTCTTCTGGACCTTTCTCCTTAGATTTCCCATAGGAACGTAAAATTCAGTATCCACCAGACAAAACTCATTTTTTTCGCCTCTCCTTGCCAACCTTGCCAGTGTTCACTTCCTCAGAGAACCGCTGTCTTCCTGTATTGGTTGGTGATACTTCTGTGTGCCTGTTATCCAGGTAGTACACCTGAGCAGCATCTTCCACCCCCTCTTTCTCTCGTAGCTTGTGCATACCATCTGTTCTTAAGTCCAACGCAATTCTGACTTACAGATAACTTTCCTCACCCTTTCCTTTTGTCCTCATTGCAAATGCCCCAGCTTTGTACTATTTCAGGAGCCTTTAACTGGTTTCTTTGAACCTCAGCTCAGCTTACTCCAAATTGTGCTCGaccttcttttaaatatattctttctcaaaCTCAACTCTTTCTATTTTGTGCTCCCACTATGACTCGCATAAAACCTTTCCCATTACCTGCTGCTTAAGCATAAGTCTGCATTCTTACTCTGGATCTTGTAATTGAATTTCTGCTTACCTTTTCAGCTTTATTCCCGTCTACCATGTCGTTGGGTATATACAAATAGGGAAATCAAATAAAAGCATGGATACACACCAATAGAAGTGTGAACAACTGAGGTTTCCTTTATAAATCTAAACAAGGTTTTTAAAGCtaattaaatatttgctttgttttcaggTTGTAGACAAGTACTCAATGATAATGAAAGTGCAAGACATGAATGGTCAATTTTTTGGATTGATGAATACAACAACTTGCATCATAACAGTAAAAGATTCAAATGACAATTTACCCACTTTCAGACAAAATGCTGTAAGTAGATAATATCAAAATTGATCTCTATTATCTTTATTTAAtctgaattaataaaatatttatcatactTTGAAGTATGCATgtttattttatcaataaaatgaaatatctgacgtataaatatcttttatttattcataatagtaTTTATATTCTCTCCCTTTTGTTAAAGACCATAGCATTAGTCTTTTATTTGTAACAAAgttcttcattcatttaaaagataACCCTTAGTAAAACAATGCTTTTgtgattcatgttttaaaataatctaggCAAAAGCTGTAAGAACAAGTACTTTTGGAGTGGaagaaacattttactttctttgtaaAAGTTTCCTTTATAAAGTAAGTTTTTAATGCGCTTTCTCTGTTTCAGTATGAAGCATCAGTAGAGGAAAATACGTTCAATGTGGAAATCTTACGAATACCTATAGAAGATAAGGATTTAATTAACACTGCCAGTTGGAGAGCCAATTTTACGATTTTAAAGGGCAATGAAAATGGACATTTCAAAATCAgtacagacaaagaaactaatGAAGGTGTTCTCTGTGTTGTAAAGGTAAAGTAATAATGAGTAATAGACAATTTGGCAAGTTAAGTTTTAATCAACTAATGGTTTAATCAACTAAGTAGTTTCAGATCATAGACTTTACAAGTTGGAAGAGAACTTAATCTATTTAGTTCACTTGTTCTGCTTTAATGCTGCCTTTCGTCTATAATTTGTTACCAGCTATTAGGCATCTAGCTTATGCTTGAACAGTCTCGATCGTAAGAATCTCTGTATATCCATTGGCAGCTTATTCCATGTCTGGAGAACTCTAATTCTCAGAAGGCCTTACTTTTACTGTGCCTAAATTATTCTCCTTGTAACCCGTGTCTTTGGACCAGGTTTTATCTCTAATGTTATACAAAACAGGTATAATCCTTTGAAAAGGCTGTGATGTCTATTTGAGATTTACCTTCTCTAAGATAAATATTCCCAATTCCTCTAACTATTCTTTACATGATATAATTTAGAGGCTCatattcttctctctgtgtctctctctctcttgattATATGACTGGTTGTATCTGAACTTCTTAAAGGTAATACTGAGGATGAAATATAGTATTACATCAAACAGCACTGAATGAACATATTCTTTGTTCTATATGTTGTATTTTTGGTAGTACTGTTACATTCTAGGGTCCAGGTTATAAGGGCAGAAAAGGCTCTTTTGGGAAGGACTCTTGGTTTTATATTCCTtacccagaaaaagaaagaaaattgtccTGTAGTGTAAAGCAGCACTTACTGTGTGCGCTAATGTTAAATGTCATTCTTATAACAAttgtacagaagagaaaacttagTCTCAGAGACATTAAGAAACCTACCCAAAGTGACACAGCTCAGATGTAGTAGAGAGAGGATTTGAATCTATGTTTCTTTGATTCCAGGTTATCTGCTCTCAAGCCCTGTGTTAAATTGCTTTGcatagctctgtgatcttggaaaATTAGCCTCTGtattatctgtaaaatataaataatatttctctCTGCCTTCCTAGTAGCTGTTCAAATATGATAATGAAAATGAGAGCACTTGGTAAACTATAGGAtattagtattatatttttagaagTCACATCATGTTCTTGGGAATAGTGTTATAATTTTCCATAATAGATAACTTTTTTGAAACTGTAGAGTATGAGCTAATTCAGTCTTTAGCTGGGTGTCCTGGGTAATCTTTCCATCTTAGTATTTTCTCTGCAATTCAGCAACAGCAGCAGTGCATCAGAGCTTGAGTGAGGAAGACAGTTCTTGGTCATTCTCAACGTAGAAAGTCCTCACATCCATCTTCACAACAATACATTTTCTAGGGAATTGTTAGCATCTTAGTGCAGATATGGGATATTTTTGGACAATTGTTTTTCAGTTGATGAAACAAGAAGGTATCCTATGGTGGAAGagaattcatattttttcattaatcaTTGATTTCATCCCATCAGATTTCTAAATCTTGCAGAGTTTTAAGCTACTACAGCAATATCCAGTTTAAGCCTTAAAAGATTGCATTAAAAATCTCTAGGGCTTTTAGCAAGTAACTCTAGATTGAATAACTGCACCTCTTCTAGGGCAGCAGCTGTTTTCTAAATTTCCATCCATTTCTCATTGCTAGCAGACTCTCAGCCTGATCATAGCAATACGAGCAATTTGTGAGGTAGTGTTCATTAGCGGCAAATAAACAGATATTAATCCTTTTCTCTCTTGGCGCTCCAGTTTCTGGGATATTAATAAAAGAATCGAAAAGAATTTCACATACATTTTGTAGATTCTAAGATTCAGAACTTTTCTTGACTTCTTATTGGACTTGTGGTATTAGTATCTCAGCTTGATACTGCCTAGAAGTGGAGATGTGGAGAAAGGCTTAAACCCAAAATTTTACTCATCAGTTTTGATTTTGTTCAATGTTCAGCCAGTGATTATTTTGATAAgcagaaagagaatgaaagaaaaagtgcGTTAGCTTTTCAGTACAGTGTAAAATACTGTTTTATGGATTTGGCTTGTTTGctgtataaaaatcaattgtaacCAAAGAATTGATTTAGAAGATTTTAGAGGCTGGTGAGTCAATTAAGCAGAAGGATTATAGTGTGGTGGTTAGGAAAATGGACTCATACCAGACTACCTGGCTTGAAACTCCAGCTTGAATGAGTTTCTTTTGGCTTTGAGAAACCcagtttatttcctcttcttcactTTCCTgctctctaaaatggggatgacgATAGTAATAGTGCCAATAGCACATTATATTTTTCTTACCCCTCTGCATTCTTCACTGTGAGAGTTTCATTGGATAAACTACAAACAATGGCAAAGTATAATTctcaaattgtcaaaaataaaattttcataaaaatagttAGCATCGGTAAAAAGTTTACTTATCAGTGAGGGACTCAGCAAAAAGCCAAAGCAGCTTCCTAGAAGAAATGAGAAGCTGTATGGATTTTGATAAAAGGAAAAGCTGAAATAAAGATTGCTTAGTTATATGCCTTAGAGGACAATTAAAACATGCATTTGAAATACCATTTctatcagagagaaaataaaatcactgcaCCATTTCAGCTTTAAGTCAACATCTAGTTTTATAAGAGCTGTAAAATGTCTGGGCCCTCATCGGTGGTAAATAGTAAGTTGAACCTTCTCCGAGAGTCAGATGACCCTTAGGCCGGTCTTCTAAATAAGGCCAGAAGAACACGGTCATGTTTTTGCATTATCTTCAGGTTCAGAATAATTTTCCTTAGTAAGAAtgagctataaaaatattttaggaattgCTTTCCCACAACTCCATAAAACCACCTGCAGAAACTTTCTGACCACTCTTGCTAAAGGCTTAGTGAAGAATCACCTCTCTCTTTAGCAAAGGATAAAAGTCAATATTGGCTAAGTGAGAGTACAGAATTTATGTAGCACTGTTCATATCGACAAAAGATCACTTGCTATTTAAAATAGCTAATGTATTTTACACTGATGTTCATAtacttgtcctttttttaaagccactgaattatgaagaaatcCGTCAAGTGATCCTGGAAATTGGAGTAGGCAATGAAGCTCCATTTACTGGAGATGTGACACTCAGAATGACAAACATGAACAGAGCCGTGGTCACAGTTCGTGTGAAGGATCAGGACGAAGGGCCTGAATGCAGACCTGCAGTCCAATGTGTACAGATTAAAGAAAACTCCCCAGTGGGTTCAAAGATCGATGGATATAAGGCATATGACCCTGACACTAGAAGTAGCAGTGGTTTAAGGTACAAAGAAATCTATAACCACATACTAATTATGTATTTGTAATAATGAGacagtaatatattttaatacattttatagtgctaaaaactatttttactttttattaacaGGTACAAATTATTGCATGACCCGAAAGGGTGGATCACCATTAATGAAATTACGGGCTCACTCGAAACTTCCAAAATCTTAGACAGGGAGGCTGTAACTCCCACAAGTGCCTTGTATAATGTTATAGTCCTGGCAATAGATAAAGGTAAGACACCAGCTTTCATCTGGTATGTTATAAAAGAATTAGAGAATAAACTTCATTTATTCTTGTGCAGAATTATCCTTGTGCTAAGTATATAGAATTCTTAGAAATTACTTTAAAGATTGTTTCTATTTATCTTAATCATCAAACAAGGTGAAACTGCTTGGTGACATGAAACCATaccttatttatctttatatcccTAGCATGGCAGCATCTTAAATGCCTATAGATCTGTATGTCAGAGGACAGAGATGAAACTTAAGTCTAGGACTAGATGAAATGGTCTCACCAGACTCTTCTAGGTCTCTTTACATCATTTTAAATTGAGCTGTTAAATAGCTCAGCTGACTATTAAGTCAAAATAATTCTTTCCTTGAATTCTGTTCCTTAAAGTAACCCAGAGTTTCTCAACCCTGGCTACGTATTAAAATAATttgggacatttaaaaaaatatcaaggtGTAGACACTACCtcagaccaactgaatcagaatccctggttggggagcctGGGCAtcgtatatttttaaaaatctccctaaGTGGTTTAAATGTGTACCAGGATTAGAGTAACTTTTCTGTAGTCACTTTACTGTTCCTTAACATCTGGACCAAACGAAACCCAAGGAAATAGAGAGTTTGAAATTCAGACATTTGGTTTTACTTTTTGGTAATAATTCTGGTAAAAGTTTTATGGCCAGTTATATCTGATACTATCAACAGCATACTCATTTTAGGTGATCTACAGGTTTCATTTATCCATCTACCTTCTTATTTACcattttctctaatgatcagagtttatttaaaaaaaaaaacccgtacATCCTATGTAGAATCTagttgattatttttcttaagaaactatAAAAGTCTATGAACTACActaaacttttttcctttcttcctagatAGTAGATCATGTACTGGAACCATTGAAGTTAAAATTGTAGATGAGAATGATAATCCGCCAGAAATACTTCAAAATTATCTAGTAATTTGCAAACCAAAGATGGAACATGTTGACATTTCAGCCGTTGATCCTGACGAGCCCATGCACGGCGCTCCATTTCACTTCAGCTTGGCAAAAACTTCTCCAGAAATCAACAGACTATGGACCCTTGCCAAAGTTAATGGTATTTCatcaaaaataatgatttatatgCTCTGAAATAAGTGAGAATGGATTTACTGCTTTACTCACGTGAAGCATAATGTAAAATGGATTCTCATGAACATATTTTAGAAGTAACTTTTGCACACATTGTGTGGGACCTGTGTTTTATATTgtacataaaatgaaacaaaatcataatttttatgaAGGCAGAATTTACATttacaacaaagacaaaaaatcCTTGTTAAAATATTGAGCAACTTATCATTAAAACAAACTGTTCTTGCTGTGTTTTTGAAGTAACTACTGTGCGATGAGGAAAGAACAGAAGGTGGGAGGCTTAAATTTTAGTGTAAGCAAACTCTGGAAATGAGGGATCTGGGTATGTGGGATAAGCACTCTATAACATTCTGGAAGGAAACATGGTGGGCTGTGGACAGAGGCCTGGCACTGAAGCCTGCAGTGCAGACTGCTACAGTAGTGGTTTCTGAGGTGTACAGTTTTCTATGTTATGGCCATAGTTCACTGCTGTTTTGTTGCTATGTTGTGCTCTTTCATGCAATTCAgcttttgcatatgctgttccttctgcctagacTACCTCCTTCCCACTTCTTAGCTTGATATTGATTcataatatttatggagcacctactaTCTACCTGTTGTATCTACATGTAATCTACGTGTTGTGTTCTTATTTGTTTACCTTTCTGCTCTAATACATGACTTTCTCAGAACATTTGTAACCCATCTGTGTATTTCCAGCACCTAGCCCAGTGCTTGGTAGACACtaactgcttaataaatgtttgtttaatcaATAATTGATAAACAAATATGCATGAAATCAGGAAAATACTAGGGCAATAAGTAAATCAGGGTTGTTAGAGTTTAGAAGGTTTTAGTAGGAATGCCGAGAGATTTGGCGGGAGTGGTGATGAAGGGCCTTATGTACTAGCTGAGGAGGCTGACCTTTGTATGGTTGGTGACAGCAGGTACGCATTGAGAGTGTACAAGTAAGGCAATGCTGTACCAGGTTTATGTCTTAAAAACAGTGACATTGATAACAGTTAGGAGGGCAGTTTGAAGAGTGCAGAGTTGAGTAGCAGGGAAAGTCAGAGGCTGCTGCACTAGTACGAGTGAATGGACATGAATATGGCTCTTGGTCTTGAGGTAATGAATAAGCCTGTGGTCTTGAGGGACGAGAGAGATTTGAAGGATTTTACTTTAAACACAATATAATCCTGAAAAGTTCCAAATAAACCTTAGTGATAATTCACATTCCTCTGGGGAGCTTTGTGTCTGAGGTGTAGCCAGAAATCTTTGAAGTTCTCAACAGCTCTAACCGTGCATTTAAGAAAGGCTTAGAAATTACAGATCACTTCCAGGAGGTGCATTATGGTATTTTGTCATTTCACTTACTGAAAAACCCAAAAGATTGCAATTGCCATTGAAAGTGTGTGGAGCTTTTGGTCAGTTGATAATAAAGTCATTGAAATAAGGTAGCAAGTTCATTGGGGAAATATCGCTGTTCGTAAAAACTTGTATTGTTAGGATATAGATATGTCTGTGTTTATGTAAGCCTTATACCTAGCCTGGGTGATGTTAATTAGTTTTCTGGTATTGAGATTACTTCCACAGGGAAGGTGTTAAATACCAAGGGTCAGTTGCCCTTTGAGAAATTACCTTATACATAAAGACAGTGGACAGGTACCAGAAGATAAATGGATAAGAAAATATGAACTTAAGACATCTCTTGTGTGTAACTATTGGTGTTAATTTTTTATGAGTACCATAAACTGGTACTTTAGAGAAATGCTTGGAGTGTATGTCAAGAGCCAATCATTAGCTTGTAGATAAGGGAGGAAATAAGGGAATACTAAATATTGCTGAAAGGCTGCTGGGTCACTCCAATGCCAAATTATTTCTTTAAGCCTCTCTTCTAAAAAGTTACAGTGGGCAACATACATCTGGTGATATTAGTGCCTGAAAAGGTTGAAGATCgtcatctttttttatccattttcacaTGGAAGGTGGTTCCTTGAGAATAGTGTCTTTTAAAATAGGTGTGGTGGAACAGATGTTAGAGGAGGAATCAATgttcattaaaaatatcattcttttctttcagataCAGCTGCCCGTCTTTCATATCGGAAAAATGCCAAATTTCAAGAATATTCTATTTCCATTACCGTAAAAGATGTAGAAGGTCAATCTGCAACAAAAACCTTGAGAGTGAACCTCTGTGATTGTACTCATCCACATCAATGTCGCATGGCTGCAGGAGCGATACTTGGCAGATGGGCGATCCTTGCGATACTTCTGGGTATAGCATTGCTTTTCTGTAAGTCCTTTTACTTACCtgactttgaaatataaaataaatatctgagtGCAGGAAAAGGTCTTTGAAAAGAAATCTTGTCCAGCTATCTGTCAGGTGTGAGTCCCCTTTACAAattctttttgtattattttctgagTTCTGAGTGAATATTTTCTGTGAGAAgaagcaaaatcctttttgagaTCAAAGATTTCATTCTTCGACAGAACTGTTGAAAATGCCTTAGATTTTGCCAAACCTGTCAATGTATAGCTTTTATTTCTTGGTCCTCATATTACCCCTTTTAAGGCTAAATCAAACAATCTAAAACTTCTGCCATATGCAAGTCCACTAAAAGCCACTTTCATGTCATGTCATTTTCATCTCAGCTACAGACTTATGGGAGGTGTtcaaatcacagcaatatctctTCTTGGGTGTATCCTACCAGGTTAATTAAATTCTATTAACCTCCTAACCAGTTATGTAGTTCCCAATGGTGCcgtattttttcttctcttttcatttccattcaatCCTTCAGCTTATTTTAGCTGTTGTTCCTTTATTCTGTGATAGGACTAGTGGTTAAGAGTaagactctggaaccagactgtCTGGGTTTGGACCCTAGCTCTATTATTTGTAAGAcatgtgacctggggcaagttacttcactgtgcttcagtttcctcatctgtaaaaagggataATTGTAGTAGGTTATTTTATGGGGTAGCACCGGAGATTCATTGAGTTAATGCATGTGAAGAGCTTAAAACAGTGCATGGTACATTTCTAataagtgtttattattttttatcaactcaaaaaaatatatatatattgaacacctactatatacCAGAACTGTCTAGGTGCTTGGGATTCATCaatgaacaaagcagacaaaagCAAACAAGCCAAAACAAAGTCTTCCTTGTGACagtaaagtaataaataaattaaatgctgtggaggaaaaaaatagagccaGATAATTAGGGTCTCTGGTGCTGTAAAGTGTGTGTGGGTGAGTGCGGGGGATGGGTGCTAGTGATAGTAATTCTCAATAGATGGTTGGGCCAGCCTAACTGAGAAGGTTATCATTGATGGTTTTTGGAAAAGGTGAAAGAGTCAGCCAAGAATACTTAAGGAAGAGCTTTCAGTCAGAGGAGAAAGTCAGTTCAAAGGCCCTAAGGTGAGGGAATGCTTGAGAATCAAggaaggcagggagaccagtgtgGCCTGAGAGTAGAGAGAGGATGAGGGAAGAGGAGTGTAGGAAGTGGAACCAGAAAGGTAACAAGGGGCCACACACAGTTGGCAAGGGTTGGTAcactttttctgtgaagggcaagatagtatatattttaaactttgcaggccatatggtttCATTTGTAACCAATCAAATCTGCCCTTGTAGTGAGAGAGCAGCCATAGAAAACCTTTAAACCgcaggcatggctgtgttccattagaactttatttatggacactaaaatttgaatttcatataattttcccgtgtaataaactattattattttgatttttttcagtcatttaaacATATAAAACCCACAGCTCATGAGTCATACAAAACatggtgggctggatttggggCCGTAGGTTGGCAATCCTTGGTATAGGGGCTTGTAGAACATTGTAAAGAGTTGTTGTTGCTCTTAGCTTTATTATCATATATTTCAACCTCCCACAAGTATGATGCAGAATGAAAATTCTGAATAGGCAAAATACAAAGTAAGTTTAATTAAGATACTTGGAGATAAATCTATTCTGGGAAGAAAAGTCTGCTTTGTTATCTTTTCTTATTGGCAAACCATTCTTTTGGGAATCAGTAAAtctctttaaagtctttgtcttaaaaaatgtcattggggcttccctggtggcacagtggttgagagtcc is a genomic window of Lagenorhynchus albirostris chromosome 14, mLagAlb1.1, whole genome shotgun sequence containing:
- the DSC3 gene encoding desmocollin-3 isoform X2; this encodes MAAAGPQSSLRGALCRQLLLTLVVFSFACEACKKVIFHIPSKLEAEQVVGRVNLKECLGSADHIQSSDPDFRVLEDGSVYTAHAVVLSDEKRSFTIWLSDSKKQTQKEIPVLLEHQKKVLRKRHTKETVLRRSKRRWAPIPCSMQENSLGPFPLFLQQVQSDAAQNYTVFYSISGRGVDQEPLNLFFIERDTGNLYCTRPVDREEYDVFDLIAHASTADGYTADLPLPLPIRVEDENDNYPIFTEAIYNFEVSESSRIGTTVGVICATDKDEPDTMHTRLMYSILEQTPGKPGIFSVHPSTGVITVSHYLDREVVDKYSMIMKVQDMNGQFFGLMNTTTCIITVKDSNDNLPTFRQNAYEASVEENTFNVEILRIPIEDKDLINTASWRANFTILKGNENGHFKISTDKETNEGVLCVVKPLNYEEIRQVILEIGVGNEAPFTGDVTLRMTNMNRAVVTVRVKDQDEGPECRPAVQCVQIKENSPVGSKIDGYKAYDPDTRSSSGLRYKLLHDPKGWITINEITGSLETSKILDREAVTPTSALYNVIVLAIDKDSRSCTGTIEVKIVDENDNPPEILQNYLVICKPKMEHVDISAVDPDEPMHGAPFHFSLAKTSPEINRLWTLAKVNDTAARLSYRKNAKFQEYSISITVKDVEGQSATKTLRVNLCDCTHPHQCRMAAGAILGRWAILAILLGIALLFSILLTVVCGLVSARNKKSFPEDVAQQNLIISNTEAPGDDKVCSPSGFTTHTVNNSSQGFCGTMGSEVQNGRQETIEMVKGGNQTLELCQGAGHHHTLDSCRGGTVEMDHSEWYNFTQPRLGEESIRGHTG